One window of Henckelia pumila isolate YLH828 unplaced genomic scaffold, ASM3356847v2 CTG_525:::fragment_3, whole genome shotgun sequence genomic DNA carries:
- the LOC140873061 gene encoding probable chlorophyll(ide) b reductase NYC1, chloroplastic, with the protein MAVVAKMYLPPLDCHLQSGQPPPTRLPFRRGCPVWDQVCVKGRGRIWVMPCRSFRSENGFGVKEKYEKSEESLGKLQESNSFGSRKSVNKWVDAIRNAVWSVSKPSLLSKNRFREELVKLEELLFSSSIHIGRYIVTMLSTGVILLTGFQLSGGDDQMNALIWYSWLGGIVIGTMIGSNMVLEEVSRCGPRNVVITGSTRGLGKALAREFLLSGDRVVITSRSPESVNETIKELAESLNQVMIASGLSSRKHLRHAKVVGIPCDVSNPEDVKKLANFAVNELGYVDIWVNNAGTNKGFRPLLQFSDDDIQQIVSTNLVGSILCTREAMQIMSTQRNGGHVFNMDGAGSGGSSTPLTAVYGSTKCGLRQLQSSLLKESRRSKVGVHTASPGMVLTDLLLSGSSIQNKQMFNIICELPETVARTLVPRMRVVKGSGKAINYLTPPRILLALVTAWLRRGRWFDDQGRALYAAEADRLRNWAESRARFSFTDAMEMYTENTWVSVVSLSVVCAFIILSSTSSTFPGT; encoded by the exons ATGGCTGTGGTGGCAAAGATGTACCTTCCACCCCTAGATTGCCACCTCCAGAGTGGCCAACCACCGCCGACACGGCTGCCTTTCCGCCGTGGTTGTCCCGTGTGGGACCAAGTTTGTGTAAAGGGCAGGGGAAGGATTTGGGTCATGCCGTGCAGGTCTTTCAGGTCTGAAAATGGATTTGGGGTGAAAGAGAAGTATGAGAAAAGTGAAGAAAGTTTGGGAAAATTGCAGGAGAGTAATAGTTTTGGGTCGAGAAAGAGTGTGAACAAATGGGTGGATGCGATTAGGAATGCTGTCTGGAGTGTTTCCAAGCCTAGTTTGCTGTCAAAAAACAGGTTTAGAGAAGAATTGGTCAAGTTGGAGGAGTTGTTGTTTTCT TCATCTATTCACATCGGAAGATATATAGTGACCATGTTAAGCACTGGGGTCATACTGCTGACCGGATTCCAGTTGTCAG GTGGAGATGATCAAATGAATGCATTGATATGGTATAGTTGGTTAGGAGGAATTGTGATTGGGACTATGATTGGTTCCAATATGGTGTTGGAGGAAGTTAGCCGTTGTGGTCCACGCAATGTTGTCATCACTGGAAG TACACGAGGGCTAGGAAAAGCTTTGGCTCGTGAGTTTTTACTTTCTGGTGACAGGGTTGTCATTACTTCACGCAG CCCTGAATCTGTCAATGAGACCATCAAAGAACTAGCAGAGAGTTTAAATCAAGTCATGATTGCCTCCGGTTTATCATCGAGAAAACATTTACGACATGCAAAAGTAGTGGGAATCCCATGCGATGTCTCTAACCCCGAAGATGTTAAAAAGTTGGCAAATTTTGCTGTCAATGAACTTGGTTATGTTGATATCTGG GTGAATAATGCTGGGACAAACAAGGGTTTCAGGCCACTACTGCAGTTCAGTGATGATGACATTCAACAG ATTGTTTCTACAAACTTGGTTGGATCAATACTCTGCACTCGTGAAGCCATGCAGATCATGAGCACTCAGAGAAATGGTGGTCATGTGTTCAATATGGACGGTGCAGGGTCAGGGGGATCAAGTACCCCACTAACAGCTGT TTATGGATCAACAAAATGTGGTCTTAGGCAGCTTCAGTCCTCGCTTCTAAAGGAGTCGAGAAGATCAAAAGTTGGAGTTCACACAGCCTCACCAGGCATGGTCCTCACAGATCTGCTATTAAG TGGTTCGAGTATTCAGAACAAGCAGATGTTTAACATCATCTGCGAGCTTCCCGAGACAGTTGCTAGAACTTTAGTTCCACGAATGCGTGTCGTAAAAGGAAGTGGCAAAGCCATTAACTATTTGACTCCTCCAAGAATATTACTTGCTCTGGTCACAGCCTGGCTGAGACGTGGCCGTTGGTTCGATGATCAG GGACGAGCTCTCTATGCTGCAGAAGCAGATAGACTTCGTAACTGGGCCGAGAGTCGTGCCCGTTTTTCTTTCACCGACGCCATGGAGATGTACACAGAAAACACTTGGGTTTCCGTTGTTTCACTCTCAGTGGTTTGCGCATTCATAATTTTATCAAGTACAAGTAGCACATTTCCTGGAACCTGA